The DNA region TTTATTTCTGAATTATTAATTACTATTGATAATCTCTCTCTTTTATTTTCTCTTTTTTCATTAATTCTAAATGAGCCATACATTAAAAAATGAATAATTAAATAAAAATCATCAAATTCAAAGATAAGTTTCTTGCCAAAAGATTTAATATCTAAAACTCTCTTTCCAATTAATAACTCTTTATTTTCTTTTGTATTTCCATTAACATCTAAAATAATTTTATCTCTTATAAATGATAATTTTTCTTTGATTAATAAAACTCCTGGCCCTTCCATTTTTTAATTTTACAATAAATACAATTATAATTTAATTATGAATATTGAAGAAAGAATTATAAAACATAAAGAAAGAAAAATTTTTGGGGGAGATTACATAATTTATTGGATGAGTAGAGATCAGAGAGTTGATGATAATTTATGCATTATATATGGAATTGAACTTTCAAAAAAATATAATAAAAATTTTGGTGTACTCTTCAATGTATTTCCAACATTCCTTGATTCAACTATAAGACAGTATGATTTTATGTTAAAAGGTTTAATTGAGGTTGAAAGGAAACTTGGTGAATTTGGGATTCCTTTTTTTCTTCTATTTGGAGACCCTGTTGAAAATATTTTAAATTTTATTAAAGAAAAAAGAGTATCAATACTTATTACTGACTTTTCTCCATTGAGAATATCAAGAGAAATAAAAGTTGTTTTAAAAGAAAAATTAAATATCTCTTTTTATGAAATCGATACTCACAATATAATTCCTCCATGGATAACTTCACCCAAATTGGAGTTTAGTGCTTTCACAATAAGAAAAAAAATTAATAAACTTTTAGATAAATTTCTTATTGAACCATCTATAATTAATTATAAAAAAAGTAAAATCTTAAACAGAAACAATTGGGATGAAATTTATAAAAAGATAAAGGTTGAAAGAAGTGTTTCCATATCTAAATTTTTTATTCCAGGTGAAGAGGTTGCAAAAAAAGTTTTAAAAGAATTTATTGAAAACAAATTAAATGGATATAAATTATATAGAAATGACCCTACCAAAAATTATTTATCAAATCTTTCTCCATATCTTCATTTCGGAATGATATCTCCTTTAAGAGTTGCGCTTGAAGTTATTAATTCAGAAAAAGACAAAGAAAGTAAAGAGGCATATCTTGAAGAATTAATCATAAGAAGAGAGCTTGCTGAAAACTTTTGTTTTTACAACCAAAATTATGATAATCATTTAGGAATTCCAAAATGGGCAAAAGAAACTCTTGAAAAACATTTGAATGATGAAAAAGATTTTGTCTATGACATTTATCAATTTGAGAACTCTAAAACTCATGATCCACTTTGGAATGCATGTCAAAAAGAAATGATTATAACAGGTAAAATGCACGGTTATATGAGAATGTATTGGGCTAAAAAAATTTTAGAATGGAGTAGAGATTATAAAGATGCCATTAAAATTGCAATTTATTTAAATGACAAATATGAGTTAGATGGAAGAGATCCTAATGGTTACACTGGAATTTTGTGGTCAATAGGAGGAGTTCATGATAGGCCATTTCCTGAAAGAAAAATTTTTGGGAAAATAAGATATATGTCAAAAAATGGCCTTAAAAAAAAGTTTAATATTCAAAATTACATTGACCAAGTTTCAACTCTTGAAAGGATTTCTTAATTTAAATTTAGGTTTTACAAAAAGATCCTTTTTAACCTTTATAAGAACAATTAAAAGATTAATAGAATAAATTATAAGAAACTCCTTAGGATATTCTCTTAAGATAAGAAGAAAGAAAAGAGAGATAAAACCAAGAACAGAGCATATAGAACTATTATTTTGAATTGAACATGAGATTAATGTAGTTATTCCCATAAGAGTGGGTCCTTCCCATAGTGTTAAAGCAGTCCATAATCCAAAAGATGACGCCATTGTCTTACCACCTTTAAATTTTAAAAAAGGAGAAAAAGCATGTCCTAAAATTGGAGCTATTGAAAGAATTATTAAATAAAGACTATTTTGTGGATATAATTTCTGAGTAATAATTGAAGGAATTAAACCCTTAGAGTAATCTAAAATAAGAGTTGGGATTCCAATTTTAGCACCACCAACTTTAAATGCATTCCAAGTACCAGGATTTCCGTCTCCATATTTTCTTATATCTTCTTTATAAAATATTTTTGAAAGCAAATATCCAAAAAGAATTGATCCATAAAAAAAGAAAACAATAAATAAAAAAATTGGATTTTTTAAAAAATAGATAATCCTTTCCATAAATTTATTATATTCAATTTATCCTTGATATTTAAAATTTTTTAAAATATAAATAAATTATAAATTATGTTGAATTATATTATAAGACAACAACTAAATATTATGTTATTTTTTTTAGCTGTTTTTATCAATTCAATTATAAATCTCTTTAGAATTAAAAATTTAAAAAGTATTAAAGAAATAACCGAAAATTTACCTTATATTTCAATATTAATTCCAGCAAGAAACGAAGAAAAAAATATTGAAAGATGTGTTAGATCTGTTTTAAATCAAAATTTAAAGAATTTTGAATTAATTGTTTTAAATGATAATTCAGAAGATAATACACTTGAAATATTAGAGAAAATTCAAAAAGAAGATATAAGATTAAAAATAATTGATAACAAAATATTGAAAGAAGGTTGGCTTGGGAAACCAAATGCATGTCAGATTTTATATGAAAATTCAAAAGGAGATATTTTAGTATTTTTGGATGCAGATACTTTTCATAAAGAGAATTCAATTTCAAAAGCGGTTTCTTTTTTAATAAAAAATAATTTAGATTACATATCAGTTTTCCCACAAGAAATAGTCTCATCAACTTTTGAAAAAATTATTATTCCATTTATGAACTTTGCGCTAATGTCTTTTTATCCACTTATTCCTTTTGCGAATGGTCAGTTTGTTATTTATAAAAGAGAAGTTTTAGATAAAATTGGTGGATTTGAAAAAATTAAAGATGAAGTTCTTGATGATATTAAAATGGCAAATATTTTAAGAATTTTAAAATTTAAAACTAGAATTTTATCAGGAAAAAATTTATCCTTTTGCAGAATGTATTATGATGTAAAATCAGTTTTTATGGGTTTTATAAAAAGTTATTTTGCAATATTCGATTACCATCTTCTTTTATCTATTTTTGTTTTTACATACCTTGTTTTTGCATTTTTTTATCCATATATATTGCTTTATTTAAAAATAAAGTATCACATAAATGAAATAAGATATTTAAACATAATTTCTATATATTTATTTTCATATTTAATTTTTCTTTTAACTTATTATAAATTTGGATATCCATTAATTTATTCAATTCTTTTTCAAATAACAATTTTAATAAATTCTCTTATTGGTTATCTATCTATAATTTATACAATAGCAGGCAAAAGAATCTGGAAGGGAAGAACAATTCCAAAGAAAAGATTTAAAATAATTTGAAATATGATATCATTTAATAAACTATTGAAAAATATAGTTTTTATAAAAATTTTTGGAGGTATATTCTCATGAAAAAATTTTTCAAAGTATTATTAAGAATCTTTATTCCAATATTAATTATTCTTATTGTTTTAGGCTACTTTGGATTTGTGCCTTTTATTTCAGACATACTTGGAACAAATAAACCTAAAGACCTTGGAGTTAATTTTACAGAAAAGGATTTTGAATCTGCAAGAAGTAAAACTGGTGTTAAATGGGAAACATTAAAAGGTGATATCAAACCAGAAGAGAGTTTAAAATATTCTGGAAAAAGAAGTGTTAGGATGGATTTGACTTCAAGTGAACTTACATCCCTTACTTATGAAAGAAAATGGAGATACTATCCTTTAAAAAATTGGACAGTAAAAATAAATAAAGATGGAACAGTTGAAACATCTGGACAGATTTTAACAAATAAACTAATGGATTCACTAAAAGCATTTGGAATTTCTCTCGAGAAATCATTAAATAATATAGATTTAAAATATGGCATTCTTGGAAGTTTACAAAATCCTCAAATTGAAAGATTTTATTCTTTACTTAATCAAATTTCAAGATTTATAAAATCAAATCCATCTTTTTATATAAAAGGAAAAGCAGAAATTAAAAACAATAAAATAACTTTACTTGAATTACAATCTGTTTATCTTGG from Caldisericia bacterium includes:
- a CDS encoding glycosyltransferase family 2 protein, which translates into the protein MLFFLAVFINSIINLFRIKNLKSIKEITENLPYISILIPARNEEKNIERCVRSVLNQNLKNFELIVLNDNSEDNTLEILEKIQKEDIRLKIIDNKILKEGWLGKPNACQILYENSKGDILVFLDADTFHKENSISKAVSFLIKNNLDYISVFPQEIVSSTFEKIIIPFMNFALMSFYPLIPFANGQFVIYKREVLDKIGGFEKIKDEVLDDIKMANILRILKFKTRILSGKNLSFCRMYYDVKSVFMGFIKSYFAIFDYHLLLSIFVFTYLVFAFFYPYILLYLKIKYHINEIRYLNIISIYLFSYLIFLLTYYKFGYPLIYSILFQITILINSLIGYLSIIYTIAGKRIWKGRTIPKKRFKII
- a CDS encoding glycerol-3-phosphate acyltransferase, with the protein product MERIIYFLKNPIFLFIVFFFYGSILFGYLLSKIFYKEDIRKYGDGNPGTWNAFKVGGAKIGIPTLILDYSKGLIPSIITQKLYPQNSLYLIILSIAPILGHAFSPFLKFKGGKTMASSFGLWTALTLWEGPTLMGITTLISCSIQNNSSICSVLGFISLFFLLILREYPKEFLIIYSINLLIVLIKVKKDLFVKPKFKLRNPFKS
- the phrB gene encoding deoxyribodipyrimidine photo-lyase translates to MNIEERIIKHKERKIFGGDYIIYWMSRDQRVDDNLCIIYGIELSKKYNKNFGVLFNVFPTFLDSTIRQYDFMLKGLIEVERKLGEFGIPFFLLFGDPVENILNFIKEKRVSILITDFSPLRISREIKVVLKEKLNISFYEIDTHNIIPPWITSPKLEFSAFTIRKKINKLLDKFLIEPSIINYKKSKILNRNNWDEIYKKIKVERSVSISKFFIPGEEVAKKVLKEFIENKLNGYKLYRNDPTKNYLSNLSPYLHFGMISPLRVALEVINSEKDKESKEAYLEELIIRRELAENFCFYNQNYDNHLGIPKWAKETLEKHLNDEKDFVYDIYQFENSKTHDPLWNACQKEMIITGKMHGYMRMYWAKKILEWSRDYKDAIKIAIYLNDKYELDGRDPNGYTGILWSIGGVHDRPFPERKIFGKIRYMSKNGLKKKFNIQNYIDQVSTLERIS